In a single window of the Bradyrhizobium erythrophlei genome:
- the argG gene encoding argininosuccinate synthase: MSTILKSLPKGEKVGIAFSGGLDTSAALLWMKQKGARVFAYTANLGQPDEADYNEIPRKALEYGAEKARLVDCRTQLVHEGIAAVQSGAFHISTGGITYFNTTPLGRAVTGTMLVAAMKEDGVNIWGDGSTFKGNDIERFYRYGLLTNPSLKIYKPWLDQQFIDELGGRAEMSAFLTANGFGYKMSAEKAYSTDSNILGATHEAKDLEQLDSGIKIVNPIMGVPFWRDDCSVGAEKVAVRFAEGQPVALNGQTFADPVALFLEANAIGGRHGLGMSDQIENRIIEAKSRGIYEAPGMALLHIAYERLITGIHNEDTIEQYRTSGMRLGRLLYQGRWFDSQALMLRETAQRWVARAVTGEVTLELRRGNDYSFLNTESPNLTYQPERLSMEKVEDAAFTPADRIGQLTMRNLDITDTRAKLNLYAETGLLSSGEGSPIFKLDSDKS; the protein is encoded by the coding sequence ATGAGCACGATCCTGAAAAGCCTGCCCAAAGGGGAAAAAGTCGGCATCGCCTTCTCGGGGGGGCTCGACACCAGCGCGGCGCTGCTGTGGATGAAGCAAAAAGGCGCTCGCGTCTTTGCCTATACCGCCAACCTCGGCCAGCCTGACGAGGCCGACTACAACGAGATTCCGCGCAAGGCTTTAGAGTACGGCGCCGAAAAAGCCCGACTCGTGGACTGCCGCACGCAATTGGTGCACGAAGGTATTGCCGCCGTCCAATCCGGCGCCTTCCACATCTCTACCGGCGGCATCACCTACTTCAACACCACGCCACTCGGCCGCGCCGTGACCGGCACGATGCTGGTCGCGGCAATGAAGGAGGACGGCGTCAACATCTGGGGCGACGGATCCACCTTCAAGGGCAACGATATCGAGCGCTTCTACCGTTACGGCCTGCTGACCAATCCGAGCCTCAAAATCTACAAGCCTTGGCTCGACCAGCAGTTCATCGACGAACTGGGCGGCCGCGCGGAAATGTCGGCGTTTCTGACGGCCAATGGATTCGGCTACAAGATGAGCGCCGAAAAGGCTTATTCGACCGACAGCAACATCCTGGGCGCAACCCACGAGGCCAAGGATCTTGAGCAGTTGGACAGCGGCATCAAGATCGTCAATCCCATCATGGGGGTGCCGTTTTGGCGCGACGACTGTAGCGTTGGGGCCGAAAAGGTTGCCGTGCGTTTTGCGGAGGGCCAGCCCGTCGCGCTGAACGGCCAGACGTTCGCCGATCCGGTCGCGCTGTTCCTTGAGGCTAACGCCATCGGAGGTCGACATGGCCTTGGCATGAGCGACCAGATCGAGAACCGGATCATCGAGGCAAAGAGCCGCGGTATCTACGAAGCCCCTGGCATGGCGCTGCTGCACATCGCCTACGAACGCCTGATCACCGGCATTCACAACGAAGACACCATCGAGCAATACCGGACCAGCGGCATGCGCCTTGGCCGATTGCTCTACCAGGGGCGGTGGTTCGATTCTCAAGCCTTGATGCTGCGAGAAACCGCCCAGCGCTGGGTGGCTCGTGCGGTTACCGGCGAGGTGACGCTCGAGTTGCGTCGCGGCAACGACTACTCGTTCTTGAACACCGAGAGCCCCAACCTGACCTATCAGCCGGAGCGGCTGAGCATGGAAAAGGTGGAGGATGCGGCGTTCACGCCAGCCGACCGTATCGGCCAGCTGACAATGCGCAACCTCGATATCACCGATACCCGCGCCAAGCTGAATCTCTATGCAGAGACAGGCTTGCTATCCAGCGGGGAAGGCTCCCCGATCTTCAAACTCGACAGCGACAAGAGCTGA
- a CDS encoding OmpA family protein: protein MTRLRLVLLATTTLTTMQFGSTLSHAQSAPLVVAQAKEELGPDGKPKQPPKGAPPARPAPPAAAPPRPAPPAAAPPRPAPPPAAPAPRPAPPAAAPPRPAPPAAAPPARPAPPPPAAAPPARPAPPPPAAAPPPHPVAPPPAAAPPPHPAPPTAAPPQRPAPPAPPTAAPSPVPPKPPGPPNAGPAMQPQQRPAPGAPPAAGAGVPPSAAPRTGSPVNAAPNAAPAAPNAAPTPGGGQTALPPGGGPLARRAPPTVTAPIPAAPPQAQAMTPIAPGAAAQGPRRMEDFRGDRHESDQGGRKVFTEPGRVIVVDPSGQSFIRHNEEDRFRFGARDIQTRQVGGETQTIVVRPDGSQIITSVGRDGQLMRRVRRDQQGREIIIIDNTYRDPRAVGGFYVDLPPPVIGIPYNRYIVEADDAPPDLIYDTMEAPPVQGIDRRYSLDEIRYSPSVRALMPSIDLNSINFETGSWEIPPDQAAKLQGIADGLNRAITRNPREVFLIEGHTDAVGNDVDNLSLSDRRAESAAELLTQQFGVPAENLTSQGYGAQYLKEQTPGPSRINRRVTIRRITPLLNGGTASLPPPPPGIAPPR, encoded by the coding sequence ATGACAAGACTTCGTCTCGTACTGCTCGCCACCACGACTCTGACCACGATGCAATTTGGAAGCACTCTTTCGCACGCACAGTCCGCGCCGCTTGTTGTGGCACAGGCGAAGGAAGAACTCGGTCCCGATGGAAAGCCGAAGCAGCCGCCGAAGGGAGCGCCGCCCGCGCGCCCGGCACCGCCCGCGGCCGCACCGCCGCGCCCGGCACCGCCCGCGGCCGCACCGCCGCGCCCCGCGCCTCCTCCGGCCGCACCAGCTCCGCGGCCCGCACCCCCGGCCGCGGCACCTCCCCGGCCCGCACCGCCGGCTGCGGCGCCTCCCGCACGTCCTGCGCCGCCGCCACCTGCCGCGGCTCCCCCGGCACGCCCCGCGCCGCCACCTCCCGCAGCGGCTCCGCCGCCGCATCCCGTCGCGCCGCCGCCCGCTGCAGCGCCTCCGCCACACCCTGCGCCGCCCACCGCAGCCCCGCCGCAGCGTCCTGCCCCACCGGCTCCGCCGACGGCAGCGCCGTCGCCTGTGCCACCGAAGCCGCCGGGCCCGCCAAACGCCGGGCCTGCCATGCAGCCTCAGCAAAGGCCGGCGCCGGGGGCACCGCCCGCCGCAGGCGCGGGTGTACCGCCGTCTGCAGCGCCGCGTACCGGCTCGCCCGTCAATGCAGCTCCGAACGCCGCTCCGGCCGCGCCGAATGCTGCTCCAACACCGGGGGGAGGTCAGACCGCGTTGCCGCCGGGAGGCGGCCCGCTGGCCCGTCGCGCACCGCCGACGGTCACCGCGCCGATTCCGGCCGCCCCGCCGCAGGCTCAAGCCATGACTCCGATCGCGCCGGGCGCAGCCGCGCAGGGACCGCGGCGCATGGAAGATTTCCGCGGCGACCGCCACGAGAGCGACCAGGGCGGTCGCAAGGTCTTCACCGAACCCGGCCGGGTCATCGTGGTCGATCCCAGCGGCCAATCGTTCATCCGTCACAACGAGGAAGACCGATTCCGTTTCGGCGCACGCGACATCCAGACCCGGCAGGTCGGCGGCGAGACCCAGACCATCGTGGTTCGGCCCGACGGCAGCCAGATCATCACCAGCGTCGGACGCGACGGCCAGTTGATGCGCCGGGTTCGCCGGGATCAGCAGGGCCGCGAGATCATCATCATCGACAATACCTATCGCGATCCTCGCGCGGTCGGCGGTTTCTATGTCGACCTGCCGCCGCCGGTGATCGGCATTCCCTATAACCGCTACATCGTCGAAGCCGACGACGCGCCGCCGGATCTGATTTACGACACCATGGAGGCGCCGCCGGTACAAGGAATCGACCGGCGCTACTCACTCGACGAAATCCGTTACAGCCCGTCGGTGCGAGCGTTGATGCCGAGCATCGACCTCAACAGCATCAACTTCGAAACCGGATCGTGGGAGATTCCACCCGACCAGGCCGCAAAGCTGCAGGGAATCGCGGACGGGCTCAATCGGGCAATCACGCGCAATCCGCGCGAGGTGTTCCTGATCGAGGGTCACACCGACGCGGTCGGAAACGACGTCGACAACCTCTCGCTGTCGGATCGGCGCGCCGAATCCGCGGCCGAGCTGCTGACGCAGCAGTTCGGCGTGCCTGCGGAAAACCTGACCTCGCAAGGCTACGGTGCGCAATATCTGAAAGAACAGACCCCAGGGCCGAGCCGCATCAACCGGCGCGTCACCATCCGCCGCATCACGCCCTTGCTCAACGGCGGAACGGCGTCGCTGCCGCCCCCGCCCCCCGGCATCGCGCCGCCGCGCTGA
- a CDS encoding FkbM family methyltransferase, with product MAAANDPAAPPFGAFAPTPAQRAIIGLAQRSRLKRGAFRPMLSRLVNLLRAGPVDVRYQGAAFRFYHQASATERGALFNPDYNLEELDFLRAHTPPGGVFVDVGANVGTYAMVLARQVGASGRVIAIEPHPVTHARLAFNRAASDTTQVTLVAAAAGPSDGELLIETDGDNLGASHVVSGERSGKAIRVPSLRLQRILHDASVSRVDALKIDVEGFEDRVLTGFFKESPQSLWPRAVVIEHLSRNEWRDDCIADMRARGYAETGRTRSNSLLVRA from the coding sequence ATCGCCGCGGCCAACGATCCGGCGGCGCCTCCGTTCGGGGCGTTCGCGCCTACGCCCGCGCAGCGCGCCATCATCGGGCTGGCGCAACGTTCGCGGCTGAAGCGCGGTGCGTTCCGCCCGATGTTGTCGCGGCTGGTCAATCTGTTGCGCGCGGGTCCAGTCGATGTCCGGTATCAGGGCGCTGCATTTCGGTTCTATCATCAGGCCAGCGCCACCGAGCGCGGTGCCTTGTTCAATCCCGATTACAATCTCGAGGAGCTGGATTTTCTGCGCGCGCATACGCCCCCCGGGGGCGTGTTCGTCGATGTCGGGGCCAATGTCGGCACCTACGCCATGGTGCTGGCGCGTCAGGTCGGCGCAAGCGGAAGAGTGATCGCGATCGAGCCGCATCCGGTGACGCACGCGCGGCTCGCGTTCAACCGCGCCGCGTCCGACACCACACAGGTTACGCTTGTCGCCGCTGCGGCCGGCCCCTCCGACGGCGAGCTGTTGATCGAAACCGACGGCGACAATCTCGGCGCAAGCCACGTCGTGTCAGGCGAACGCTCGGGCAAGGCCATCAGGGTGCCGTCGTTGCGGCTGCAGCGCATTCTCCACGATGCCTCGGTGTCACGCGTCGATGCGCTGAAGATCGACGTCGAGGGTTTTGAGGACCGCGTTCTGACCGGTTTCTTCAAGGAATCGCCGCAATCGCTGTGGCCGCGCGCGGTGGTGATCGAGCATCTGTCGCGGAACGAATGGCGAGACGATTGCATTGCAGATATGCGCGCGCGCGGCTACGCCGAAACCGGCAGGACCCGCAGCAACTCGCTGTTGGTGCGCGCATAG
- the rocD gene encoding ornithine--oxo-acid transaminase: MGPPVTDFIATEARFGAGNYAPLGVVLSRGEGVWVWDTQGNRYLDCLSAYSAVNQGHCHPKILAAMVEQAGRLTLTSRAFHNDQLALFYQEIAALTGSHKVLPMNSGAEAVESAIKSVRKWGYEVKGVPDGQAEIIVCADNFHGRTLAIVGFSTDAAARGHFGPFAPGFRIIPFGDARALEEAITPNTVAFLVEPIQGEAGVIIPPSGYFTAVRELCTAHDVMLILDEIQTGLGRTGKLLAEQHEGIEADVTLLGKALSGGFYPVSAVLSNNAVLGTLKPGQHGSTFGGNPLACAVARAALRALVEEGMIENAAVQGARFLAGLANIRTNTIREVRGRGLMLAVKLHPEAGEARRYCEALQGTGILAKDTHQHTIRIAPPLVITSDQVDWALERIEATLRQDFS, encoded by the coding sequence ATGGGTCCACCGGTCACTGATTTCATCGCGACGGAGGCGCGTTTTGGCGCGGGGAATTACGCGCCGCTCGGCGTCGTGCTGTCGCGCGGCGAGGGCGTCTGGGTGTGGGATACGCAAGGCAACCGTTATCTCGATTGCCTCTCCGCCTATTCGGCGGTCAACCAGGGCCACTGCCATCCGAAGATCTTGGCCGCCATGGTGGAACAGGCGGGCAGGCTGACGTTGACCTCCCGCGCCTTCCACAACGACCAGCTAGCGCTGTTCTACCAGGAGATCGCGGCGTTGACCGGCTCCCACAAGGTGCTGCCGATGAACAGCGGCGCCGAGGCGGTGGAGAGCGCGATCAAGTCCGTGCGCAAATGGGGCTACGAGGTGAAGGGCGTGCCGGATGGCCAAGCCGAGATCATCGTCTGCGCCGATAACTTCCACGGACGCACCCTCGCTATCGTCGGCTTCAGCACCGACGCGGCGGCGCGCGGTCATTTCGGGCCGTTCGCGCCGGGCTTCCGGATCATCCCCTTCGGCGACGCCAGGGCGCTGGAAGAGGCGATCACGCCGAACACCGTCGCCTTCCTGGTCGAGCCGATTCAGGGGGAGGCCGGCGTCATCATTCCTCCATCAGGCTATTTCACCGCTGTACGCGAGCTCTGCACCGCGCATGACGTGATGCTGATCCTCGACGAGATCCAGACCGGGCTCGGCCGCACCGGCAAGCTGCTCGCGGAGCAGCATGAAGGCATCGAGGCCGACGTGACGTTACTCGGCAAGGCGTTGTCCGGTGGTTTCTATCCGGTGTCGGCCGTGCTTTCGAACAACGCGGTGCTCGGCACCCTGAAACCCGGCCAGCACGGCTCGACCTTCGGCGGCAACCCGCTCGCCTGTGCGGTGGCGCGGGCAGCGCTGCGCGCGCTGGTCGAGGAGGGCATGATCGAGAACGCGGCCGTCCAGGGCGCGCGCTTCCTCGCCGGCCTCGCGAACATTCGTACCAACACGATCCGGGAGGTGCGCGGACGCGGGTTGATGCTGGCGGTCAAGCTTCACCCGGAAGCGGGCGAAGCACGTCGCTACTGTGAAGCGCTGCAGGGCACGGGTATCCTTGCCAAGGATACCCACCAACATACCATTCGCATCGCCCCGCCGCTCGTGATTACCAGCGATCAGGTCGACTGGGCACTGGAGCGGATCGAAGCCACCTTGAGACAGGATTTCTCGTAG
- the greA gene encoding transcription elongation factor GreA — MSVAFTKEDSAETASETLLPDRPVSPHPNFVTQAGLTSLEFQLHQAREAYETAQKIEDVNERRRQAATPLRDARYFAARVRTAQVIPDPASTDTVAFGSTVTFRRDDGRVQKYRIVGEDEADPKAGSISFVSPVARLLMGKAVGDVVGASGQELEILAIS, encoded by the coding sequence TTGAGCGTTGCCTTCACCAAGGAAGACAGTGCCGAAACAGCGTCGGAGACGCTGCTGCCCGACCGCCCGGTTTCACCTCACCCGAACTTTGTTACGCAAGCGGGATTGACGTCTCTGGAATTTCAACTCCACCAGGCTCGCGAGGCGTACGAGACGGCGCAGAAGATCGAAGACGTGAATGAACGGCGGCGGCAAGCAGCAACCCCATTGCGTGATGCGCGCTACTTTGCGGCCAGAGTTCGGACGGCTCAGGTCATCCCCGACCCGGCGTCAACTGACACTGTTGCCTTTGGCAGCACGGTGACCTTCAGGCGCGACGATGGGCGCGTACAGAAATATCGTATCGTGGGAGAGGATGAAGCGGACCCCAAGGCCGGGTCTATTTCCTTCGTATCCCCGGTAGCAAGGCTTCTGATGGGCAAAGCCGTTGGGGATGTCGTCGGTGCATCCGGTCAAGAACTTGAGATCCTTGCGATCTCGTAG
- a CDS encoding LLM class flavin-dependent oxidoreductase, with protein MKKIGFLSFGHWTPSSQSQTRSAADTLLQSIDLAVAAEELGADGAYFRVHHFARQLASPFPLLAAVGAKTSRIEIGTAVIDMRYENPFYMAEDAGAADLIAGQRLQLGISRGSPEQVIDGWRYFGYQPAEGENDADMGRRHAKVFFDLLRGEGFARPNPRPMFPNPPGLLRLEPHSDGLRDRIWWGASSNATAIWAAKLGMNLQSSTLKNDETGEAFHVQQAAQIRAYRAAWKEAGHAREPRVSVSRSIFALMDDRDRTYFGRGREDNDQIGFIDENTRAIFGRSYAAEPDILIEQLRMDEAIVEADTLLLTVPNQLGVAYNAHVVEAILTHVAPALGWR; from the coding sequence ATGAAGAAGATCGGCTTCCTCTCATTCGGGCACTGGACGCCCTCGTCGCAATCACAGACCCGCTCGGCGGCGGACACGCTCCTGCAATCCATCGACCTGGCCGTTGCCGCCGAGGAATTGGGCGCGGACGGGGCCTATTTTCGCGTCCATCACTTCGCCCGCCAGCTTGCCTCGCCTTTCCCGCTGCTGGCGGCCGTCGGCGCGAAGACCAGCCGCATCGAGATCGGCACGGCTGTGATCGACATGCGCTACGAGAACCCGTTCTACATGGCCGAGGACGCCGGGGCCGCCGATCTCATCGCCGGCCAGCGGCTGCAGCTAGGCATCAGCAGAGGGTCGCCCGAGCAGGTGATCGATGGCTGGCGATATTTCGGTTATCAGCCGGCTGAGGGCGAAAATGACGCCGACATGGGGCGGCGTCATGCGAAGGTCTTCTTCGATCTGCTGCGCGGTGAAGGCTTCGCCCGGCCCAATCCGCGACCCATGTTTCCAAATCCGCCCGGGCTGCTGCGTCTGGAACCCCATTCCGACGGCCTGCGCGACCGGATTTGGTGGGGCGCCAGTTCGAACGCCACGGCGATCTGGGCAGCAAAACTCGGGATGAACCTGCAGAGCTCGACCCTCAAGAACGACGAAACGGGCGAGGCCTTCCATGTCCAGCAGGCTGCCCAGATCCGGGCCTACCGCGCCGCCTGGAAGGAGGCGGGCCATGCCCGCGAGCCGCGGGTCTCAGTCAGCCGCAGCATCTTCGCGCTGATGGACGATCGTGATCGCACCTATTTCGGGCGCGGGCGCGAAGATAACGACCAGATCGGATTCATCGACGAGAACACCCGGGCGATCTTCGGCCGTAGTTATGCCGCCGAGCCGGATATACTCATCGAGCAGCTCAGGATGGACGAAGCTATTGTCGAGGCCGACACGCTGCTGCTGACCGTCCCCAACCAATTGGGCGTTGCCTACAACGCGCATGTGGTCGAAGCGATTCTGACCCACGTCGCTCCGGCCCTGGGGTGGCGCTGA
- a CDS encoding succinate dehydrogenase iron-sulfur subunit, whose amino-acid sequence MVEFALPKNSRISGGKTWPKPAAATETREFRVYRWNPDDGKNPSVDTYYIDTNDCGPMVLDGLIWIKNHIDPTLTFRRSCREGVCGSCAMNIDGQNTLACTKSMHDVASGGAVKINPLPHQPVVKDLVPDLTNFYAQYASIEPWLKTTSPTPQKEWRQSHEDREKLDGLYECILCACCSTSCPSYWWTSDRFLGPAALLQATRWVKDSRDEATGERLDNLEDPFRLYRCHTIMNCAKACPKGLNPSEAIAELKFKMVERQM is encoded by the coding sequence ATGGTTGAATTCGCACTGCCGAAAAATTCAAGGATCAGCGGCGGCAAGACCTGGCCGAAGCCGGCTGCCGCGACCGAGACGCGCGAATTCAGGGTCTATCGCTGGAATCCGGACGACGGCAAAAATCCCAGCGTCGATACTTATTACATCGACACCAATGATTGCGGCCCGATGGTGCTGGACGGGCTGATCTGGATCAAGAACCACATCGACCCGACGCTGACGTTCCGCCGCTCCTGCCGCGAAGGCGTCTGCGGCTCCTGCGCCATGAATATCGACGGCCAGAACACGCTGGCCTGCACCAAGTCGATGCACGATGTGGCCTCGGGCGGCGCGGTGAAGATCAATCCGCTGCCGCATCAGCCGGTGGTAAAGGACCTGGTGCCCGACCTCACCAATTTCTACGCGCAATATGCCTCGATCGAGCCGTGGCTGAAGACCACCTCGCCGACGCCGCAAAAGGAATGGCGGCAGAGCCACGAGGACCGCGAAAAACTCGACGGCCTCTACGAATGCATTCTCTGCGCCTGCTGCTCGACCTCATGCCCGAGCTATTGGTGGACCAGCGACCGTTTCCTCGGACCCGCCGCACTGCTGCAGGCGACCCGCTGGGTCAAGGACAGCCGCGACGAAGCTACCGGCGAGCGGCTCGACAATCTCGAAGACCCGTTCCGGCTCTATCGCTGCCACACCATCATGAACTGCGCCAAGGCCTGCCCGAAGGGTCTCAATCCTTCCGAGGCGATTGCCGAACTCAAGTTCAAGATGGTCGAGCGGCAGATGTAG
- the sdhA gene encoding succinate dehydrogenase flavoprotein subunit, protein MAGGGNGKGSGAAATSGHAYPIEDHTYDVVVVGAGGAGLRAVVGCSEAGLRTACITKVFPTRSHTVAAQGGISAALGNMHEDNWRWHMYDTVKGSDWLGDQDAIEYMVRNAPEAVYELEHWGVPFSRTEDGKIYQRPFGGMTLDYGKGQAQRTCAAADRTGHAMLHTMYGQALRHAAEFYIEFFAIDLIMDDQGTCRGVIALKLDDGTLHRFRAQTTILATGGYGRAYASCTSAHTCTGDGGAMALRAGLPLQDMEFVQFHPTGIYGSGCLVTEGARGEGGYLVNSEGERFMERYAPSAKDLASRDVVSRAMTIEIREGRGVGKKKDHIFLHLDHLDPKVLQERLPGISESAKIFANVDVTREPIPITPTVHYNMGGIPTNFHGEVLTKKDGDDNAIVPGLMALGEAACVSVHGANRLGSNSLIDLVVFGRAAALRCAEKLTPNGSQPELPAGSADKALGRLDHYRYASGGTPTAKLRDSMQHVMQNNCAVFRTGEVLNEGHNLIHKVHGGISDISVTDRSLTWNSDLVETLEFDNLIVQAVVTMDSAVNRSESRGAHAREDFPNRDDKNWMKHTLAWIDGGGETSIDYRPVHDYTMTNDVQYIPPKARVY, encoded by the coding sequence ATGGCCGGAGGCGGAAATGGCAAGGGCAGCGGCGCTGCCGCCACCAGTGGCCATGCCTATCCGATTGAGGACCATACCTACGACGTCGTCGTGGTCGGCGCCGGCGGCGCCGGTCTGCGCGCCGTGGTCGGCTGCAGCGAGGCCGGCCTGCGCACCGCCTGCATCACCAAGGTATTTCCGACCCGCTCGCATACGGTCGCAGCCCAGGGCGGCATCTCGGCGGCACTCGGCAACATGCACGAGGACAACTGGCGCTGGCATATGTACGACACCGTCAAGGGGTCGGACTGGCTGGGGGATCAGGACGCCATCGAATATATGGTGCGCAACGCGCCCGAAGCGGTCTACGAGCTCGAACATTGGGGCGTGCCGTTCTCGCGCACCGAAGACGGCAAGATCTATCAGCGGCCGTTCGGCGGCATGACGCTGGATTACGGCAAGGGTCAGGCGCAGCGCACCTGCGCCGCCGCCGATCGCACCGGCCATGCCATGCTGCACACCATGTACGGCCAGGCGCTGCGCCACGCCGCGGAATTCTACATCGAGTTTTTCGCCATCGACCTGATCATGGACGACCAGGGGACTTGCCGTGGCGTGATCGCGCTGAAACTCGACGACGGCACGCTGCATCGTTTCCGCGCCCAGACCACGATCCTTGCGACCGGGGGCTATGGCCGCGCCTACGCCTCCTGCACCTCGGCGCACACCTGCACCGGTGACGGCGGCGCGATGGCGCTGCGCGCCGGTCTGCCGCTGCAGGACATGGAGTTCGTCCAGTTCCACCCGACAGGGATTTACGGTTCGGGATGCCTCGTCACCGAGGGCGCGCGCGGCGAAGGCGGCTATCTCGTCAATTCGGAAGGCGAGCGCTTCATGGAGCGCTACGCGCCGTCGGCGAAGGACCTCGCATCACGCGATGTCGTGTCGCGCGCGATGACCATCGAGATCCGCGAAGGCCGCGGCGTCGGCAAGAAGAAGGACCACATCTTCCTGCATCTCGATCATCTCGATCCGAAGGTGCTGCAGGAGCGTCTGCCGGGCATTTCCGAGTCGGCCAAGATCTTTGCCAATGTCGACGTCACCCGCGAGCCGATCCCGATCACGCCGACGGTGCACTACAACATGGGCGGCATTCCCACCAATTTTCATGGCGAAGTGCTGACCAAGAAAGACGGCGACGACAACGCCATCGTGCCCGGCCTGATGGCGCTCGGCGAAGCCGCCTGCGTCTCGGTGCATGGCGCCAACCGGCTCGGCTCCAATTCGCTGATCGATCTCGTGGTTTTCGGCCGCGCCGCGGCACTGCGCTGCGCCGAAAAGCTGACGCCGAACGGCAGTCAGCCGGAACTGCCGGCGGGTTCGGCCGACAAGGCTCTCGGGCGCCTCGACCATTACCGCTACGCCTCAGGCGGCACGCCGACCGCAAAACTCCGCGACAGCATGCAGCATGTGATGCAGAACAATTGCGCGGTGTTCCGCACCGGCGAGGTGCTGAACGAAGGCCACAACCTGATTCACAAGGTGCATGGCGGCATCAGCGACATCTCGGTGACCGACCGCTCGCTGACCTGGAATTCGGACCTGGTCGAAACGCTGGAGTTCGACAATCTGATCGTGCAGGCGGTGGTGACGATGGATTCCGCGGTGAACCGCTCGGAAAGCCGCGGCGCGCACGCGCGCGAGGATTTTCCCAATCGCGACGACAAGAACTGGATGAAGCACACGCTGGCGTGGATCGACGGGGGCGGCGAAACCTCCATCGATTATCGCCCGGTGCACGACTACACCATGACCAATGACGTTCAGTACATCCCGCCGAAAGCGCGGGTATACTGA
- the sdhD gene encoding succinate dehydrogenase, hydrophobic membrane anchor protein yields MRTPLGRVRNLGASHSGTSDFWRQRLTAVAMVLLMVPVIVVVMMLLGRNQAGAAQILGSPLVAIVLLLFIVASAWHMKIGMQVVIEDYVRNEKLKLAVIMANNFFSVAVALISIYAILKLSSGV; encoded by the coding sequence ATGCGCACGCCGCTCGGCCGGGTCCGCAACCTCGGCGCCTCGCATTCCGGCACCTCTGATTTCTGGCGCCAGCGCCTCACCGCGGTGGCGATGGTGCTGCTGATGGTGCCGGTCATCGTGGTGGTGATGATGCTGCTGGGCCGCAACCAGGCCGGCGCCGCGCAAATCCTGGGTTCGCCGCTGGTCGCCATCGTCCTGCTGCTGTTCATCGTCGCCAGCGCCTGGCACATGAAGATCGGCATGCAGGTGGTAATCGAGGACTATGTGCGAAACGAAAAACTGAAGCTCGCCGTCATCATGGCGAACAATTTCTTCTCGGTCGCGGTGGCGTTGATCTCGATCTACGCCATTCTCAAACTGTCATCTGGAGTGTAA
- the sdhC gene encoding succinate dehydrogenase, cytochrome b556 subunit — translation MTARIERPLSPHLQTYRWTLTMALSIVHRATGVALYFGTLLLAWWLLAAASGPAAYASVQAFTGSFIGRLIVFGYTWALMHHLLSGIRHLIWDLGYGFKPSEREALTWGALIGGISLTVVLWIAAYAIGGGR, via the coding sequence ATGACCGCCAGGATCGAACGACCGCTTTCGCCACACCTGCAGACCTACCGCTGGACCCTGACGATGGCGCTTTCCATCGTCCATCGCGCCACCGGCGTGGCGCTGTATTTCGGCACCCTGCTGCTGGCGTGGTGGCTGCTCGCGGCGGCTTCGGGCCCCGCCGCCTATGCCAGCGTGCAGGCCTTTACCGGCAGCTTCATCGGCCGCCTGATCGTATTCGGCTATACTTGGGCGCTGATGCATCATCTGCTCAGCGGCATCCGGCATCTGATCTGGGATCTCGGCTATGGTTTCAAGCCAAGCGAACGCGAGGCGCTGACCTGGGGCGCGCTGATCGGCGGCATCTCGCTGACGGTGGTGCTGTGGATCGCGGCTTACGCGATCGGAGGCGGACGATGA